A DNA window from Impatiens glandulifera chromosome 7, dImpGla2.1, whole genome shotgun sequence contains the following coding sequences:
- the LOC124909974 gene encoding agamous-like MADS-box protein AGL80, with protein MTRNKVKLTYILNKTVRKTTFKKRRVGIVKKLDELTTLCGIEACAVIYSAFDPQPFVWPSMDEVRRLVTKHQSLPKVDQGKRKVNQETFTMQRLEKMQEKLRRQKRENRHNKTTQIMYQSMMDPHTAMSRLNMEDFKELARVISQNLMEVERRMEVRLRDSSSFNPPPPQFGAGGNGGGGSKQIVVSQGEFMPPNNEGFGSSMGSNMTYPPPMMEFPPPNMGFEPANMGFQPASMGFQHLPIDFPQNGMSYMDSNMGMPYPSNPSPFPYYHNNNIGPHDPSSH; from the coding sequence ATGACTAGAAACAAAGTTAAGCTTACTTACATTCTCAATAAAACTGTGAGGAAAACCACATTCAAGAAGAGAAGAGTCGGTATTGTGAAGAAACTAGATGAACTGACCACTCTATGTGGCATTGAAGCGTGTGCCGTCATTTATAGTGCCTTTGATCCTCAACCTTTTGTGTGGCCATCAATGGATGAAGTACGAAGACTTGTCACTAAGCATCAGAGTCTTCCAAAGGTTGATCAAGGAAAAAGAAAGGTCAACCAAGAGACCTTCACGATGCAGAGGCTCGAAAAGATGCAAGAGAAACTGAGAAGACAAAAAAGAGAAAACCGTCATAACAAGACGACACAAATCATGTATCAATCAATGATGGATCCACACACAGCGATGTCAAGACTGAATATGGAAGATTTCAAGGAGCTGGCTAGAGTTATCAGCCAGAACCTGATGGAGGTTGAGAGGAGGATGGAGGTTCGTCTGAGGGACTCCTCCTCTTTCAACCCTCCTCCTCCTCAATTTGGCGCAGGTGGCAATGGAGGTGGTGGTAGCAAGCAAATTGTTGTAAGCCAAGGTGAGTTCATGCCTCCAAATAATGAAGGGTTTGGCTCTTCCATGGGGTCTAACATGACATATCCACCTCCTATGATGGAGTTTCCACCTCCCAACATGGGATTTGAACCTGCCAACATGGGATTCCAACCAGCCAGCATGGGATTTCAGCATCTGCCCATTGATTTCCCGCAAAATGGCATGTCATACATGGATTCCAACATGGGAATGCCATACCCGAGCAACCCGTCCCCATTTCCTTACTACCATAACAACAACATCGGCCCACATGACCCCTCTTCACATTAA